DNA sequence from the Candidatus Hydrogenedentota bacterium genome:
TTTGGTAGCCCGCGAATTGCGAAGGCGCTTAGGCATTTTTCGCTGGTTTTTTATCCCCACCTCCGTCATCGCCGGATTGTTGGGACTGTGTTTAGGACCGCAAGTAGTCGGTCGTCTCTACGAAGAGGGGACCTTGCTCAGTCAAGGTGTTTTCCCGCCCGCCGTCGTCGAAACGTGGCGGCAGATGCCCGGGATATTGATTAATTTTGTATTTGCCGCCATGTTCTTGGGCAAGGCATTGCCGCCGCGCCGCAGCCTTTGGCGCTCAGGAGGGCCGCAAACGCTTTTAGGCTGCGCCATTGCCTTCGGACATTATGCCTTGGGGCTCTTTGCTGTACTGGTCATCCTGCGGCCCTTGACGGGGATAACGCCGCTCAGCGGTATGCTCCTTGAAATTTCTCTCTCCGGCGGACATGGAACCGCTGCGGGGTTGACCGCCGTATTCACGGAATTGGGTTTCCCCGAAGGGCTGGATATGGCCTTAGGCTTGGCGACGATAGGCTTATTGTCAGCGGTCATTTTCGGTACCCTATTTATAAATATTGCCTTACGCAGTGATGCCATAACCATTGCCCGGGAAGAATTTACGAAGGATGAAGAGCGCTACGAACTCTCCGCGCTTCAAGACAATGAAAATATTGAAGTCAAATCTGCTTCAGATACCACTTCTGATCCTTTGACGATTCATTTCGCACTCTTGTAGTTGGCCATGTTGATTGGAGAATTGCTCCGACGCAGCTTGGTTCTTTTTGAACAATATACGTACGGACCCTTCACCGGCAAGATTATGGACTATGTCCCTTTATTTCCCCTTGCCATGATTGGCGGCGCAATCTTACAGATCATTCTTGTGCAAACGGGCAGGGCGCAGCAGGTATCCCGCGAATTGATTAATCGTATTGCCGGTGTGTGTCTGGATTTTATTATTGTTTCTGCACTGGCTACTTTGTCTCTTTCCAGTATCGGAGAAAACTGGATCGCCTTTACAGGTCTTGCCTTGGTCGGTGTCCTCTGGACGATCTTTTGTTTCTGGGTTCTTGCGCCCCGTATGCTGCCCGACCGCTGGTTTGAACGGGGAATCGGTGATTTTGGACAAGGCACCGGCATGGTGGCGAGCGGTCTGCTGCTCATGCGTATGGCAGACCCGCACAACAAAAGCGGCGCCTTTGAAAGCTTTGGCAGCAAACAGCTGCTCTTCGAACCCCTTTTGGGAGGCGGATTGATTACCGCTATTGCCTTACCCCTTTGTGCAAAGCTGGGCGCACCGTTCTTGATGATCTTTTTTTCGATAGCAACGGTTGCCGTTATCGCAGCGGGCAGGATATTTTTCGGTCCCGTCCGAAAAAACAGGTCTGGGATCAGATGAAAGGAAATCATGCCTTCAATTTGGTAGTGTATACCATTGAGATTTGTTGTTTTTCTGTTGTGCTGTATAGTGCCTGGAGGTTATGTAAATGCTAAGTAACCACCTACGGGCACAAGCTGCGTGCCCCATATGCAGGGTCTAAAATGAAGCAAGATACACGCTATAAACACAGGGTTGATCATAGATGAAAGTGCTTATTGCCCCGGACTCGTTTAAAGAATCGTTGGATGCTTTCCGCGTAACTGACGCCTTGGCAAAAGGCTTGCACGAAGGGACAGCTGAAACACCCGAAGTGTACTGTCGACCCCTTGCCGATGGCGGCGACGGACTTATGCAGGTACTCTTGAACGCCTTGGGCGGCACCACGATTACGCGAACTGTCACCGGACCCATGGGCACGCCTGTCAAAGCATCCTTAGGCCTTCTCGATAACGGGGCGACTGCAGTGGTAGAGATGGCGGCGGCAGCAGGGCTTTCTCTTGTTTCTCCCGCAGAGCGCAATCCCTTGGTTGCCACCACGCGGGGCGTGGGCGAGCTCATACGCCATGCACTGGATTTGAAGGTTCGCCGCATTATCGTCGGGTTAGGCGGCAGCGCCACCAATGACGGCGGCGCGGGGATGGCTCAGGCTTTGGGCGTTTCCTTTTTGGATCGTCAGGGAAACTCCTTGCCGCCGGGTGGCGCTGCACTCCAAGATTTGTTTCGCGTCGATTGTACCCAATTAGACGAGCGGCTTCGGTCTGTTGAGTTTATCGGTGCCTGTGACGTAGAGAATCGATTGTGTGGCGACGAAGGGGCTACGGTGATCTATGGCCCGCAAAAAGCTTTGCCTGAGGAGTCCATCCTTCCTCTTGATGCAGCCTTACACCATTACGGCGTCATAGTCGGCGAAGAAATGGGCGCTGATCTTTTATCCATAGCCGGCGGCGGAGCGGCAGGCGGCTTAGGCGCGGGGCTTGTCGCCTTTACCGGCGCAACACTGCGCTCCGGCATCAGCTTGGTATTTGATGCTTACGGTGACATGGAAGAATGTGCGCAAGAGGCGGACATTATTTTTTCCGGTGAAGGCGCCGTGGATGGACAAACCTTACAAGGTAAGGTCGTCGCCGGTGTGGCAGCCCTTGCATCACGCCATAAAAAACCGCTCCTCGTTTTCGCCGGTCGTGTTCGCGGTTCTCTCGAAGCGCTCTATAGCGCCGGCGTGACAGCCGTGCTGCCCATCGCGCCGGGACCCATAAGCGCTGAAGAATCGATGCAAAACGCAGCGCACTATCTCTCCGCCGCAGCCAAAAATATAGGGAGACTTTTTGACGCAATGAAAGGGCGAAGCGTTCATGATTAAAAAGCTCTTACGCTATTGTCACACGCTGCGCTATTTGCGTTTCTCTCAACTCTATTGGCGTCTTTTCTACAGCATCCGTCGTTCCTGTCGCTTCTATCGGCTGCCGAAGACAGCGGATCCGCCGCCGCCTTTTAATCCCGAAACCTTGCGTCGTATCGACCGCTTTTTAAAAGTATGTCATGCTGAAGGACTCCACCAAGAAGTCGCCGTGGACGCCCTCAGAAATCAAGCTCTTTCCTTTCTTGGCATTCCCATGGAATCGCAACACTCCCTTCCGTGGGAAGACAATCAATATCCGAAATTGTGGCGCTATCAATTGAACAGTTTTTCTTTCCTTCGTGATTTTGCCGTTAACGCCGCTAAAGATGATTATCTTGGTGATCGAGATCGTGCACTCCATTGGATCAACGATTGGATCGAACATACCGCGCCCGGCTCCGGCTGCGCTTGGGACGGAGGTCCTTTATCAGACCGCTTACTTAACTGGCCTTTATTGATTGCCGTCTTTAAATTGCAAGAACCGCAGATCCGCAGCGCCTATGCGCGACAACTCCTGTGGCTGGCATCGTGGTTAGAATATGATCTGCGCGCAAATCATTTGTTGAAAAATGCTTGTGCGCTTGCGGCAGCGGGAGAATTGACTGGCCACAAAGAGCTCTTTAAAAAAGGCATGCATCTTCTGGAAGAGCAGCTCAAGGAACAGCTCCATGCTGATGGCGGCCATTTTGAAAATAGCCCGATGTATCATGTACAGGTATTGTGGGATTGTCTGCTTGCTTATGTGTTTTTAGAAGAGAAGCCCGTCTTCTTAAAAGAAGCACTGATTAACATGAGCCGTTTTCTGGAGAAAATTCTTCATCCTGACGGCGACATCCCTCTTTTTGGAGATAGTGTTTTGGGAGCAGGTCCCGCCCCCAAAACCTTGATACGTCTTGTTCATCGTATGCTTGAAACAGACGGTGCCGACTTCCCGGAGAAGGGCGGGGAAGACGTCGATCCCGCCTCAGGCTTTTATATCTTGGATAATCCTGCGGGGGACGACCGCATGATTGTAAAAACAACTGCGCCTTCACCTGACTACCAACCGGGGCATAGCCATTGCGATGTGTTTTCCTATGAACTGAGTTTGGCAGGCTTACGCTGTATTGTTGACAGCGGTGTCCACGGCTACGCGGAAAGTGAGTTGCGCGCTTATTGTCGAAGTACTGCTGCCCACAACACGGCGCAACTGGATGGATACGAACAAGCTGATCTGTGGAAGACCTTTCGCGTTGCGCGCCGCTCCAAGCGGAGCGCCCTCGAATTTCAAACAAATGAAGAAGAGGCGATTCTTTGCGGAACACTCACACATTTTAAGGGACATCAACACGAACGCCGAATTCATTACGACAGAAAAGCAGAGGTATGGACAATTCAGGATTGTGTGGATAATTTTATTGGTGACCAAAGGATGAAAAGCTTTATTCATTTCCATCCGACCTGGACCATTCAGATCGATCAGAATCTTGTCCGTGGTTTTTCCTGTGGTGTTACCATAGAATTGGAACTCTCTTCAGAATCAGGTTCACAGATAGACTGGGTTCTTGAACAAGAATCTTTTTTTTATTGTCCCGAGATGGGTGTTGTTCATGTCTCACCGACCCTCATCCTCAGTGTCCACGGCAAGGCTCCTCTGCGTCTGGCCTATCGTCTTCGTAAGGGCTGACTCAGATTTTGGGCATCTGACAACTTAATGCGGTGGAGGAAAAAGCTATTTGTTCTAAGCTATTCTATGCCCCTCTTTTCTTGCTTTATTTTAATCTCACCGTTGAAATAGCTTTTTTTAAAGAAAATGCATCATTTTAGCCCAACTATTTCAATAAGATATCATTATCATTAAATATCAATGGATTATTCTCACCGTATTAAGTATAATAGAAGTGAATAAAAGTAGCTTTAACCAAAATAGCGAAGATAACGATTGTTAGTCTAGTCCACTAGACTAAAGTCCCGAGAAAGGTAGAACAATGCGCTATTCTTTCCATGATTTACTCTTCATACTGTTCACGGTCTTAGTTTCTTTTTGGGGTTCTGCAGATGTGGCAATACTTGGGGCCGCATCCACTGCAGATGAGGGAAACGCCAATACCTTCAGTTTTAATGTTACGGTGCCGCCGGATACCGAACTCGCCGTTGTAGGTATTTCCAATGCCGGGCATCGGAAAGTAAATTCGGTGACTATGGGCTCTCAGGCCTTTACCACGGGTATCCGATCAACCGACGCCCCCGGTGAT
Encoded proteins:
- a CDS encoding glycerate kinase, which translates into the protein MKVLIAPDSFKESLDAFRVTDALAKGLHEGTAETPEVYCRPLADGGDGLMQVLLNALGGTTITRTVTGPMGTPVKASLGLLDNGATAVVEMAAAAGLSLVSPAERNPLVATTRGVGELIRHALDLKVRRIIVGLGGSATNDGGAGMAQALGVSFLDRQGNSLPPGGAALQDLFRVDCTQLDERLRSVEFIGACDVENRLCGDEGATVIYGPQKALPEESILPLDAALHHYGVIVGEEMGADLLSIAGGGAAGGLGAGLVAFTGATLRSGISLVFDAYGDMEECAQEADIIFSGEGAVDGQTLQGKVVAGVAALASRHKKPLLVFAGRVRGSLEALYSAGVTAVLPIAPGPISAEESMQNAAHYLSAAAKNIGRLFDAMKGRSVHD